The proteins below are encoded in one region of Puntigrus tetrazona isolate hp1 unplaced genomic scaffold, ASM1883169v1 S000000105, whole genome shotgun sequence:
- the LOC122332515 gene encoding gastrula zinc finger protein XlCGF67.1-like, with protein sequence MEMNEAKAKLRKNPSPSQKRSRRAKAPPTCPHCGKSFVRNEHLKMHLLIHTGEKPFSCLQCGRSFRCQGDLTKHTRIHTGERPFACLQCGKGFPSSYALKTHRLLHSGVRSFSCDRCEKSFVLPTYLQRHSKIHEDRKPCVCPLCGKAFFYLKEHQKMHAAVREHLCFECEKSFTSAKSLKQHQMIHTGEKPYKCTRCDKRFTQSGSLKDHERVHTGEKPYRCSSCGRDFSRSSNRRTHMRKCRQALDIQIETAC encoded by the coding sequence ATGGAGATGAATGAAGCGAAGGCGAAACTCCGGAAGAATCCCAGCCCCTCGCAGAAAAGATCCCGAAGAGCCAAAGCGCCCCCCACGTGCCCTCACTGCGGAAAGAGCTTCGTGCGAAACGAGCACCTCAAAATGCACCTCCtgattcacaccggagagaagcccttcTCGTGCCTCCAGTGCGGCCGGAGCTTCCGGTGCCAAGGAGACCTGACCAAACACACccggatccacaccggagagcgTCCCTTTGCGTGTCTCCAGTGCGGAAAGGGCTTCCCGAGCTCCTACGCGCTCAAAACCCATCGGCTCCTTCACTCGGGCGTCCGCTCCTTCAGCTGCGATCGGTGCGAGAAATCCTTCGTCCTGCCCACGTACCTGCAGAGACACTCGAAAATCCACGAAGACCGGAAGCCTTGCGTGTGCCCGCTCTGCGGCAAGGCGTTTTTCTACCTCAAGGAGCACCAGAAGATGCACGCCGCCGTGAGGGAGCACCTGTGCTTCGAGTGCGAGAAGAGCTTCACCTCGGCCAAATCGCTCAAGCAGCATCAGATGATtcacacgggagagaagccGTACAAGTGCACGCGCTGCGACAAGAGATTCACGCAGTCGGGGTCCCTGAAAGACCACGAGCGGGTTCACACCGGAGAAAAGCCGTACCGGTGCTCCTCGTGCGGGAGGGACTTCAGCCGATCGAGCAACCGACGGACTCACATGAGAAAGTGTCGCCAGGCGTTAGACATTCAGATCGAGACGGCATGTTAG